Within Bifidobacterium dentium JCM 1195 = DSM 20436, the genomic segment AGATCGTTCAACAGGCAATGCAGGAATTTGGACGAATCGATGTGCTCATCAACAATGCAGGCATGCAACGCAGACATGAACTCGTGGAATTCCCCGACGAGGATTGGAAAGCCGTCATCGAACTCAATCTCAACGCCCTGTACTACCTTTCCCACGAAGTCGCAAAGATCATGATTGAGCAAAAAAGCGGCAAAATCGTCAATATCGGTTCCATGCAGTCCTATCGGGCGGGCAAGTTCATCTTTCCGTACGCGGCAAGCAAGCATGCAGTCATGGGACTGACCCGAGCCTATGCCGATGCCCTGGCCCCCTACAATGTGCAGGTCAATGGTCTCGCTCCCGGCTACATCAACACTCCTATGACCAAGGCCCTGCAAGAGGATCCAGTACGAAGCGTTGAAATCCGAGAACATATTCCGGCGGGCCACTGGGGAGAGCCGAAGGAACTGATGGGAGCGATGGTGTTCCTGTGCTCCACGGCATCCGATTACGTGACCGGTGTCATGCTCCCCGTCGACGGCGGATACCTGCTTCGCTGACATATCGCCAAATACATGACCTCATACCAAGAAACATAAAGGTACCACCATTGTCGCGGGTCCGCTGTTCAACATGCTCCTGCATCGCGTTCGCCCGGATCTATATCGCACAAACATCGACATCGCAGTACTCGGTGATTTCAAAGAATTCAAGGAGGAAGAGACCCCCAGCTTCGCCATCTCCGTACTGACCGCCATGATGCCGGTCATTCTGATCGCCATCGCAACGATCTGCTCTTTCATTCTGCCGGAAAGCAATCCGGTGAACGAGGCCATCCAAGTCGTCGGGGCACCTGATGCCGCAATGCTGCTTTCCTTGCTTTTCGCAATCTGGTCGATGGGATTCGCCCGCAAAAAGACCGTGTCCGAAATCAGCACGTCGATGACCGAGTCCGTCAAGCAGATAGCGATGATGCTGCTGATTATCGGCGGCGGTGGCGCATTCAAGCAGGTACTTGTCGATGGCGGCATATCTGATTACGTATCCTCGCTGTTCGCCAATCTCAACATGTCTCCGCTGATTGCCGCCTGGCTGGTGGCCGCAGTATTACGAGTCTGCCTTGGCTCCGCGACCGTGGCGTCTCTCACCGCCGCCGGACTGGTCGCTCCCATGCTGGCGATGTCTTCAGTCAATCCGGCATTGATGGTGCTGGCAGTGGGTGCAGGATCGGTCATCGCAGATCATGTCAACGACGCCGGCTTCTGGATGATCAAAGAGTATTTCGGTCTTTCGCTCAAGGAGACGTTCCTGTCTTGGACCACCGCCACTACGGTAATGTCCGTAACCGGACTGGTCTCCATACTGGGCTTGTCACTATTCATCTGACAAGCAACATCCAAGCCTGTGGGGCAGCAACGGCATGCCCCACAGGCTTTTCTTATCAGTAGCCGACCGCAGGCCGATTGAAACCGGCACTCTCGGCCCTATGCCTGAAACACGTTGGGATGCTTCGGATCGCCTGGCTCGTCGGCCAGTACACCCTCCAGTCCCAGGAATTCCTGCCAGAATTCCAGCGAATTGCCATAAGGAGCGGACTGGCGTCCACGTGCCTGCAGATTCGCCTTGGCCTCAAGCACATCCTCCTCGCGAATGCCATCGAAATATGATTCGAGACGTTCACGATTCGTGGAGTCGTAGAACAGCGAGCCAATGATTTCAGTAAGCCGTTGCGCACGTGCGATCGGC encodes:
- a CDS encoding glucose 1-dehydrogenase, which gives rise to MEEFSLNSFNLADKVVLITGGASGLGQYYTQAVSKVGADVFIVSYDRQGWEETRAAVETNGRKAVFMLQDITEPGAAKKIVQQAMQEFGRIDVLINNAGMQRRHELVEFPDEDWKAVIELNLNALYYLSHEVAKIMIEQKSGKIVNIGSMQSYRAGKFIFPYAASKHAVMGLTRAYADALAPYNVQVNGLAPGYINTPMTKALQEDPVRSVEIREHIPAGHWGEPKELMGAMVFLCSTASDYVTGVMLPVDGGYLLR
- a CDS encoding gluconate:H+ symporter, coding for MLLHRVRPDLYRTNIDIAVLGDFKEFKEEETPSFAISVLTAMMPVILIAIATICSFILPESNPVNEAIQVVGAPDAAMLLSLLFAIWSMGFARKKTVSEISTSMTESVKQIAMMLLIIGGGGAFKQVLVDGGISDYVSSLFANLNMSPLIAAWLVAAVLRVCLGSATVASLTAAGLVAPMLAMSSVNPALMVLAVGAGSVIADHVNDAGFWMIKEYFGLSLKETFLSWTTATTVMSVTGLVSILGLSLFI